In one Corallococcus sp. EGB genomic region, the following are encoded:
- a CDS encoding M4 family metallopeptidase, with the protein MTGGEAAAAPVEQDDNDLRAAPGNLHDARSVGAEGGIPYFIRGELGQIDLGADARLLPGGPRTQESLRGIAPAFRLRGEDLMLSRVQVDEQGHSHLRFQQFKNGLKVVGGELILHADTTGLIYAANGSARDGAKAEVSPALSEAMAASAAVRDLGVRDAVAERPARLVYLLGEGARPTTLAYEVHVTGDRGDLPADEQVYVDAETGARLAVHSRIHTALNRQVYSANNGTTLPGTLRRFEGSAATGDSHVDESFGHLSTIYQCYLQNFGRDSFDNAGAPLRSTVHYGSNYVNAYWNGVQLVYGDGDGVNSTALGKSRDVTAHELTHAVTELESNLVYANESGALSESLSDIFSAYCEAWAKGWSIDSGVYMIGDDVWTPSIPNDALRYMNDPVLDGASVDYYPNYSSGTDVHYGSGIPNLAFYLLAQGGTHPRGKTTTVVSGIGIQKAGRIFYWANTNYFTSTTTLRQARLYTVQAAQALGYDAATTQSVENAWTAVGVSSLEMPQLINGVPLPGLGGAPDSTQYAYFDVPSEPGGGNCLSLMEGGNGAVNTLATPSKLTISTSGGTGNADLYVKFDSQPTLVNFDCRSMLPGNEETCTFPSPSPGRWYVMLHGKNAFAGVSLKATYTPATYDPPTVNMKGSLSLGDQHPMGPFCVIPGRKLTAVMTGTGDPDLYVRWNQPPTLTDYDCRPYLAGASESCLMTVPSGVQRVYLMVRGYTASTYDLTLTYNIP; encoded by the coding sequence ATGACCGGCGGGGAAGCCGCGGCGGCTCCGGTGGAGCAGGACGACAACGACCTCCGGGCCGCGCCAGGCAACCTGCATGATGCGCGGAGCGTGGGAGCGGAGGGAGGGATTCCCTACTTCATCCGTGGAGAGCTGGGACAAATCGACCTGGGGGCGGATGCGCGGCTGCTCCCAGGAGGGCCGCGGACGCAGGAGTCGCTGCGAGGCATCGCGCCCGCGTTTCGCCTGCGTGGCGAAGACCTGATGCTGTCGCGGGTGCAGGTGGACGAACAGGGCCACAGCCACCTGCGCTTCCAGCAGTTCAAGAACGGGCTGAAGGTGGTGGGCGGCGAGCTGATTCTCCACGCGGACACCACGGGCCTCATCTACGCGGCCAACGGTTCAGCACGTGACGGGGCGAAGGCGGAGGTGTCGCCGGCGCTGTCAGAAGCCATGGCGGCGAGCGCGGCGGTCCGCGACCTGGGGGTCCGCGACGCGGTGGCGGAGCGTCCCGCGCGGCTGGTGTATCTGCTGGGCGAAGGCGCGCGTCCGACGACGCTGGCCTACGAGGTACACGTCACAGGCGACCGCGGCGACCTGCCAGCGGACGAGCAGGTGTACGTGGACGCGGAGACGGGAGCGCGGCTGGCGGTCCATTCGCGCATCCATACGGCGCTGAATCGCCAGGTGTACTCGGCCAACAACGGCACCACGCTCCCCGGCACCCTCAGGCGCTTTGAGGGAAGCGCGGCCACGGGCGACTCCCACGTGGACGAGAGCTTCGGCCACCTGAGCACCATCTACCAGTGCTACCTCCAGAACTTCGGCCGCGACTCCTTCGACAACGCGGGCGCACCGCTCAGGAGCACGGTGCACTACGGCTCCAACTACGTGAACGCCTACTGGAATGGCGTGCAGTTGGTGTACGGCGATGGGGACGGCGTGAATTCCACCGCGCTGGGCAAGTCGCGGGACGTGACCGCGCACGAGCTGACGCATGCGGTGACGGAGCTCGAGTCGAACCTCGTCTACGCCAACGAGTCCGGGGCGCTCAGCGAGTCCCTGAGCGACATCTTCTCCGCCTACTGCGAAGCGTGGGCGAAAGGGTGGAGCATCGACAGCGGCGTCTACATGATTGGCGACGACGTCTGGACCCCGAGCATCCCGAACGACGCGCTCCGATACATGAACGACCCCGTGCTGGACGGGGCGTCGGTGGACTACTACCCGAACTACTCCTCCGGCACGGATGTGCACTACGGCTCCGGCATTCCCAACCTGGCCTTCTACCTGCTCGCCCAAGGTGGCACCCACCCACGCGGCAAGACGACCACGGTCGTGTCGGGCATTGGCATCCAGAAGGCGGGACGCATCTTCTATTGGGCGAACACGAACTACTTCACCTCCACCACCACCCTCCGTCAGGCAAGGCTGTACACGGTGCAGGCCGCCCAGGCGCTCGGCTACGACGCGGCCACGACACAGTCGGTCGAGAACGCATGGACCGCCGTGGGGGTGTCCTCGCTCGAGATGCCGCAGCTCATCAACGGCGTGCCGCTCCCAGGCCTGGGAGGCGCCCCGGACAGCACGCAATACGCCTACTTCGATGTGCCGAGTGAACCGGGCGGCGGAAACTGCCTCTCGCTCATGGAGGGTGGGAACGGCGCGGTCAACACGCTGGCCACCCCGAGCAAGCTCACCATCAGCACCAGCGGCGGCACGGGGAACGCGGACCTGTACGTGAAGTTCGACTCGCAGCCGACGCTCGTCAACTTCGACTGCCGGTCGATGCTTCCCGGAAATGAAGAGACCTGCACGTTCCCCAGCCCGTCCCCTGGCAGGTGGTACGTCATGTTGCATGGCAAGAACGCTTTCGCCGGCGTCTCCCTGAAGGCCACCTACACCCCTGCCACCTACGACCCGCCCACGGTGAACATGAAGGGAAGCCTCAGTCTTGGCGATCAGCACCCCATGGGCCCCTTCTGCGTCATTCCAGGCAGGAAGCTCACCGCGGTGATGACGGGAACGGGGGACCCGGACCTGTACGTCCGCTGGAACCAGCCCCCCACGCTCACTGATTACGACTGCCGCCCCTACCTCGCCGGTGCCTCCGAGTCGTGCCTGATGACGGTTCCGTCCGGCGTGCAACGCGTCTACCTCATGGTGCGGGGCTACACCGCGAGCACCTACGACCTAACCTTGACGTACAACATTCCGTAG
- a CDS encoding SDR family oxidoreductase produces the protein MSRDKTLVVIGGSSGIGFRTAQLAAERGLNVVIGGRSQDRLDSALARLGAGARGYTVDSASRESLAAFFGHLDSVDMLFTPGASYRVGSFADSAPEVAESPFTHKFWGQYWAVHAALPKLTERASVVLMSGAAGARPVKGGAAYAACNAAVEGLARGLATELAPRRVNVIAPGTVDSDLWRRRPAELRDAAFSGYRAATLLGEVGRVDDVADAALFLLTNSSMTGSTLFADGGYVLR, from the coding sequence ATGTCACGCGACAAGACGTTGGTGGTGATCGGCGGCAGCTCCGGCATCGGCTTTCGAACCGCGCAATTGGCGGCCGAGCGCGGGCTCAACGTGGTCATCGGGGGCCGTTCTCAAGACCGACTCGACAGTGCACTGGCTCGGTTGGGCGCCGGCGCGCGCGGCTACACCGTCGATTCAGCGTCGCGCGAGTCGCTGGCGGCGTTCTTCGGCCACCTCGACAGCGTCGACATGCTCTTCACTCCTGGGGCGAGCTACCGCGTCGGAAGCTTCGCCGACAGTGCGCCCGAGGTCGCGGAGAGCCCGTTCACGCACAAGTTCTGGGGACAATATTGGGCCGTGCACGCCGCGCTGCCGAAGTTGACGGAGCGTGCATCGGTGGTGCTGATGTCGGGTGCCGCTGGCGCCCGGCCCGTCAAGGGGGGCGCGGCCTACGCCGCCTGCAACGCCGCGGTCGAAGGGCTCGCGCGGGGGCTGGCCACGGAGCTCGCGCCGCGTCGGGTCAATGTCATCGCGCCGGGCACCGTCGACAGCGACCTGTGGCGTCGGCGCCCCGCCGAGCTCCGCGACGCCGCCTTCAGCGGCTATCGCGCCGCCACGCTGCTCGGTGAGGTCGGGCGCGTCGACGATGTCGCGGATGCGGCCCTGTTCTTGCTCACCAACAGCTCCATGACCGGCTCGACACTCTTCGCCGATGGCGGCTACGTGTTGCGCTGA
- a CDS encoding LysR family transcriptional regulator: MLTQSALAGIRAFVALGDTGSFTDAALRIDVSRTAVSKAVSRLEARLGVRLVERSTRRLALTPEGREFHERCRQVMDALASAEASVSTRRTQPAGDVRLDVPLLFGRRWVMPVVGELATRHPRLRFDVTFSNRVSELVADGVDLAVRIGKLADRAELMARPLGIQRTVLCASPTYLARGGVPQSLADLAGHRCLLSDRRTGWRLTELVDATRPEAGVTSSEVPVDGALCLRDTGALLDAALAGMGVAQLPSWLADEHLQAGALRRVLPTLRGASLPIHAVWPRGRHMPPRVRLVIDALVAQMATQPQFAPEFARPGV, encoded by the coding sequence ATGCTGACGCAGAGCGCACTGGCTGGAATCCGCGCCTTTGTCGCCTTGGGCGACACGGGGAGCTTCACCGACGCGGCGCTACGCATCGACGTGTCGCGTACGGCCGTGAGCAAGGCGGTCTCGCGGCTTGAAGCGCGCCTGGGCGTGCGCCTGGTGGAGCGCTCCACCCGCCGGCTTGCGTTGACGCCGGAGGGGCGTGAATTCCACGAGCGTTGCCGGCAGGTGATGGATGCCTTGGCCTCGGCGGAGGCGTCCGTCAGCACCCGGCGGACACAACCGGCGGGCGACGTGCGCCTGGACGTGCCCCTGCTGTTCGGCCGTCGCTGGGTCATGCCGGTCGTGGGGGAGCTGGCCACGCGGCATCCGCGCTTGCGCTTCGATGTGACGTTCTCCAATCGCGTGAGCGAACTGGTGGCTGACGGTGTGGATCTGGCCGTGCGCATCGGCAAGCTGGCGGACCGCGCGGAGCTGATGGCACGCCCCCTGGGTATACAACGGACAGTCCTGTGCGCCTCGCCGACGTATCTGGCGCGCGGCGGCGTGCCTCAGTCCCTCGCCGACCTCGCCGGGCACCGTTGCCTGCTATCGGATCGCCGGACGGGCTGGCGGTTGACGGAGCTTGTGGACGCAACGCGACCGGAGGCCGGAGTGACCTCGAGCGAGGTCCCCGTGGATGGCGCGCTCTGCCTGCGTGACACCGGCGCCTTGCTGGATGCGGCGCTGGCGGGCATGGGCGTGGCGCAACTGCCCTCGTGGCTGGCCGATGAACACTTGCAGGCTGGCGCCTTGCGCCGGGTGCTGCCAACGCTCCGGGGCGCCTCGTTACCCATCCACGCCGTCTGGCCGAGGGGCAGGCACATGCCTCCGCGGGTTCGACTGGTGATCGACGCGCTGGTCGCGCAGATGGCCACCCAGCCGCAGTTCGCCCCGGAGTTCGCGCGCCCGGGCGTGTAG
- a CDS encoding polysaccharide deacetylase family protein yields the protein MSLLTLSFDNGPDPRVTPRVLDVLASHAIPAWFFVLGKNLVSDEGRRLVERARDAGHLIGNHSFTHSIPLGEDARPDAVEEEIAATDELLAPLVSAPKRFRPFGGGGRLGPHLLSPRAVDHLCARQYSCVLWNSVPGDWLDPAGWPEKALQDCALRPHTLMVLHDIPDACLEGLDGFLVRAKALGLRFTTECPPDCVPIVEGRIVGDLSGLVAASG from the coding sequence GTGAGCCTGCTCACGCTCTCGTTCGACAACGGGCCCGATCCCCGCGTGACGCCGCGGGTGCTCGATGTCCTGGCGTCGCACGCCATCCCTGCTTGGTTCTTCGTGCTGGGGAAGAACCTCGTCTCGGACGAGGGGAGGCGGCTCGTCGAGCGCGCGCGCGATGCGGGGCACCTCATCGGGAATCACTCCTTCACGCACTCCATTCCGCTCGGGGAAGATGCGCGCCCGGACGCGGTGGAGGAGGAGATCGCCGCGACGGATGAGCTCCTCGCCCCGCTGGTGTCCGCGCCGAAGAGGTTCCGTCCCTTCGGCGGCGGAGGGAGGCTGGGCCCGCATCTGCTGAGTCCGCGCGCCGTCGACCACCTGTGCGCCCGCCAGTACTCGTGTGTGCTCTGGAACAGCGTCCCCGGCGACTGGCTGGATCCCGCGGGGTGGCCGGAGAAGGCGCTCCAGGATTGCGCGCTGCGCCCTCATACGCTGATGGTCTTGCATGACATCCCGGACGCCTGCCTGGAGGGCCTGGATGGGTTCCTCGTCCGGGCGAAGGCGCTGGGCCTGCGCTTCACGACGGAGTGCCCGCCGGACTGTGTGCCCATCGTGGAGGGGCGCATCGTTGGCGACCTCTCGGGCCTCGTCGCCGCCAGCGGCTGA
- a CDS encoding VOC family protein, translated as MSTQAKLPSRLHHTAYVTRDLEATRKFYEELIGLPLVATWCESDELFGAVRTYCHTFFELADGSALAFFQFEKPADQQLFGPEMPASPFHHIALNVDPETQHGIEQRLRAAGYKEPELYVLEHGYCRSLYVKDPNGMIVEFTHDSPEAVRPELVEARRARARQELARWLAGDRTSNNVFR; from the coding sequence ATGTCCACGCAAGCGAAGCTGCCCAGCAGGCTGCATCACACGGCCTACGTGACCCGGGATCTCGAGGCGACACGGAAGTTCTACGAGGAGTTGATTGGCCTGCCGCTCGTCGCGACCTGGTGCGAGTCGGACGAGCTGTTCGGTGCCGTCCGAACCTACTGCCACACGTTCTTCGAGCTCGCGGATGGGAGCGCGCTCGCGTTCTTCCAGTTCGAGAAGCCGGCGGACCAGCAGCTCTTCGGGCCGGAGATGCCCGCCTCTCCGTTCCACCACATCGCGCTGAACGTGGACCCGGAGACCCAGCACGGAATCGAGCAGCGCCTGCGGGCCGCTGGCTACAAGGAGCCCGAGCTGTACGTGCTGGAGCACGGCTACTGTCGCTCGCTCTACGTGAAGGACCCGAACGGGATGATCGTCGAGTTCACGCACGACAGCCCGGAGGCCGTGCGGCCTGAACTCGTGGAGGCCCGTCGCGCCAGGGCCCGCCAGGAGCTGGCGCGGTGGCTCGCGGGGGATCGCACCTCCAACAACGTGTTCCGGTGA
- a CDS encoding fumarylacetoacetate hydrolase family protein yields MASILVKEVPALGVRTPRGMVNMTALDPSVGSSLRALLERGPGALATLAARAAEAAESYVLSPAEFRFRPLVPEPSKFLCLGLNYVAHASEATYETPRHPVVFTRVPSSLLAHGEPLVVPTCSNQLDYEAELAVVVGRPGRNIPRERALEWVAGYTLFNDGSIRDYQKRTPQWTVGKNFDGTGPLGPELVTPDELPEGARGLRIQMRVGGELLQDANTSDMIFDVATVIADLSEAMTLQPGDVIAMGTPSGVGAARTPPRYLRAGDVCEVSIERLGALTNPVADAVPARAGASRTHEQPAALAAK; encoded by the coding sequence ATGGCATCGATTCTCGTGAAGGAGGTGCCCGCCCTGGGCGTGCGCACCCCCAGAGGGATGGTCAACATGACGGCTCTCGACCCGTCGGTCGGGAGCTCGCTGCGGGCCCTGCTCGAGCGGGGCCCCGGCGCGTTGGCGACGCTCGCCGCTCGCGCGGCGGAGGCGGCCGAGTCGTACGTGCTCTCGCCCGCGGAGTTCCGCTTCCGGCCGCTCGTGCCAGAGCCGAGCAAGTTCCTCTGCCTCGGGTTGAACTACGTCGCGCACGCGTCGGAGGCGACCTACGAAACGCCGCGCCACCCCGTGGTCTTCACGCGTGTCCCGTCGAGCCTCCTCGCGCACGGTGAGCCGCTGGTGGTCCCCACCTGCTCGAACCAGCTCGACTACGAGGCCGAGCTCGCCGTGGTGGTGGGGCGCCCGGGGCGGAACATCCCACGGGAGCGGGCGCTGGAATGGGTCGCCGGGTACACGCTCTTCAACGACGGCTCGATTCGGGACTACCAGAAGCGCACTCCCCAGTGGACGGTGGGGAAGAACTTCGATGGGACCGGGCCCCTGGGCCCCGAGCTCGTCACCCCCGATGAGCTGCCCGAGGGCGCTCGCGGGCTGCGCATCCAGATGCGTGTCGGGGGGGAGCTCCTCCAGGACGCGAACACGTCGGACATGATCTTCGACGTCGCCACCGTCATCGCGGACCTCTCCGAGGCCATGACGCTCCAGCCGGGAGATGTCATCGCGATGGGCACTCCGAGCGGCGTGGGCGCCGCGCGAACGCCGCCGCGGTACCTTCGCGCCGGTGACGTCTGTGAGGTCTCCATCGAGCGGCTCGGAGCCCTGACCAACCCTGTCGCCGACGCTGTCCCCGCGCGCGCCGGGGCGTCGCGCACGCACGAGCAGCCTGCCGCCCTGGCGGCGAAGTGA
- a CDS encoding GntR family transcriptional regulator produces the protein MAAPSRIRGPVSEPTLASAVVDRLRGDILHGVLPPGEKLRLEHLAPRYGVGRTPLREACCRLASEGLVTIEDQRGFRVAPISRADILDLTRTRQQIETLALRAAIIHGDITWEGEVTAALHRLLRSVQASEQGTLDEAWELEHARFHAALLSACGSPWLLKFHATLFDQTERYRRLAQAHGKAGRDVEAEHTALVRATLDRDAERACALLTEHLARTTELVLHVHPGLRASAPPPQKTLPTKIRSHPTKD, from the coding sequence ATGGCTGCTCCATCCCGCATCCGTGGCCCGGTGTCCGAACCCACGCTCGCGTCGGCGGTCGTAGACCGGCTGCGCGGGGACATCCTTCATGGGGTGTTGCCCCCGGGTGAGAAGCTGCGGCTCGAACATCTGGCGCCACGCTACGGCGTCGGGCGGACACCGCTGCGGGAGGCCTGCTGCCGACTGGCGTCCGAGGGGCTCGTCACCATCGAGGACCAACGTGGCTTCCGGGTGGCGCCCATCTCTCGCGCCGACATCCTGGACCTGACGCGGACGCGCCAGCAGATCGAGACGCTCGCGCTGCGCGCGGCCATCATCCATGGCGACATCACCTGGGAGGGAGAGGTGACCGCGGCCCTGCACCGCCTCCTCCGGAGCGTCCAGGCCTCGGAGCAAGGGACGCTCGACGAGGCCTGGGAGCTCGAGCACGCGCGCTTCCACGCGGCCCTGCTCAGCGCGTGCGGCTCGCCCTGGCTCCTGAAGTTCCATGCGACCTTGTTCGACCAGACCGAACGCTACCGGCGCCTTGCCCAGGCGCACGGCAAGGCCGGGAGGGACGTGGAGGCAGAGCACACCGCGCTCGTGCGAGCCACCCTGGACCGCGACGCGGAGCGCGCCTGCGCGCTCCTGACCGAGCACCTGGCGAGGACCACCGAGCTCGTCCTCCATGTCCACCCGGGGCTGCGCGCGAGCGCTCCTCCCCCTCAGAAGACTTTGCCGACAAAAATCCGTTCCCATCCCACAAAGGATTGA
- a CDS encoding alpha/beta fold hydrolase produces the protein MLRTCFVEGSGGVRLAVSETGPSSGAPCVLFVHGFAQSRHAWDTVLQGGLARSHRLVAVDLRGHGDSDKPEGDAPYVNGVHFAADLEAVIQRLGLERPVVVSWSYGGVVVGDYLRHRGDSALGGLFFVAASLKTGKPARALFGPGMMSNARGLLSEDAETYEAAARAFIGACAARRVDPSLAEESVRAMLRVPPNVRRALLSRAEDYSVELERCGRPVATLHGELDLVVLPSMSSEVVLPCARAARGTWLPGVGHLPFIEATADFEAALAHFVEAAKSAE, from the coding sequence ATGCTGCGCACTTGCTTCGTTGAAGGTTCAGGTGGCGTCCGGCTCGCGGTGAGCGAGACGGGCCCGTCGTCGGGTGCACCCTGCGTGCTCTTCGTGCATGGCTTCGCCCAGAGCCGCCATGCGTGGGACACGGTCCTCCAGGGCGGTCTGGCTCGGAGCCACCGGCTCGTCGCGGTCGACCTCCGTGGTCACGGCGACTCGGACAAGCCTGAAGGGGACGCGCCGTACGTGAATGGCGTCCACTTCGCCGCAGACCTGGAGGCGGTCATCCAGCGGCTCGGCCTGGAGCGGCCGGTCGTGGTCTCCTGGTCATACGGTGGCGTCGTCGTCGGGGACTACCTCCGGCACCGGGGAGATTCCGCGTTGGGCGGCCTCTTCTTCGTGGCCGCGTCGCTCAAGACAGGCAAGCCCGCGCGCGCCCTGTTCGGGCCAGGAATGATGTCGAACGCGCGGGGCCTGCTGTCCGAGGACGCGGAAACCTACGAGGCCGCCGCTCGCGCCTTCATCGGCGCATGCGCCGCGCGACGAGTCGACCCGTCGCTGGCCGAGGAGAGCGTCCGCGCCATGCTCCGCGTGCCCCCGAACGTTCGGCGCGCGCTCCTCTCCCGCGCGGAGGACTACTCGGTGGAGCTGGAGCGTTGCGGCCGCCCTGTGGCGACGCTCCACGGTGAGCTCGACCTGGTGGTCCTTCCGAGCATGAGTTCGGAGGTGGTGCTGCCGTGCGCCCGCGCGGCGCGGGGCACGTGGCTTCCGGGCGTGGGGCACCTGCCCTTCATCGAGGCGACAGCGGACTTCGAGGCCGCGCTCGCGCACTTCGTGGAGGCCGCGAAGTCGGCGGAGTGA
- a CDS encoding ATP-dependent Clp protease ATP-binding subunit has protein sequence MADLCQMCQQRPATTRVTRVTGNRRTTEELCDVCASQRSRFGRMRLGTSLFDQFFSGFDDDDFGGMDGTPQSIRQPVERYDITEAFSEDTRRVLASAFETAQKAGAPAIDTEHLLAAIARDPRGREVLTRLKLEPARVATRAESEMRRGKRPMERPELSPHAKRALELAYEEAYALGHSYVGPEHVLLGLLQEGEGTASEILREMGTNHQRSREAVKEALAPGAEKKRSDTPSLDEYCRDLTELASEGKLDPVVGRANEIETTLEVLSRRTKNNPCLIGEPGVGKTAIAEGIAQRIASESVPDTLRNKRVLQLDLSGLLAGSKYRGEFEERLKKVIDEVKDHSEEVIVFIDEVHTLVGAGAAEGAMDAGNMLKPALARGELHVIGATTLNEYRKNIEKDAALERRFQPVLVPEPTPEQAIEILEGLKDRYESHHRVRITEEAIVGAVELSDRYVQGRFLPDKAIDLVDQAAARVRLRQTARPQRLTDAEQEVSRARRSLDEARDRKDNKRVRECEQRLEAAQKAAAAAQKEWRSTKREETPEVRDTDIAEVLSRMTGIPVTQMTEDERKKLSYLEQRLHERVIGQDEAIRVLSQAIRRARAGLKDPNKPIGSFLFLGPTGVGKTELAKTLAEQLFGDEKALIRFDMSEYMEKHTVSRLVGAPPGYVGYDEGGQLTEAVRRRPYAVLLFDEVEKAHPDVFHVLLQVLDDGRLTDAQGRTVSFKNTVIIGTSNLGSQLIQDMTARQDSQERIRDRVMPVLKGHFPPEFLNRIDEAMVFEPLNRPQLREIVNLMMEKTRRLLHGQDIQMEVTPAAIDALLERGWDPGYGARPLRREIQRAIEGPISESLIRGTLQEGKRVRVDFRDGAFRFEPLEAREERPAVEEQPPEVH, from the coding sequence ATGGCCGACCTTTGCCAAATGTGTCAGCAGCGTCCGGCGACGACCCGGGTCACCCGGGTGACAGGCAATCGGAGAACTACCGAGGAACTGTGTGACGTGTGCGCCAGCCAGCGCTCGCGTTTCGGGCGCATGAGGCTGGGCACGTCCCTGTTCGACCAGTTCTTCAGTGGTTTCGACGACGATGATTTCGGGGGAATGGACGGTACACCCCAGTCCATCCGGCAGCCGGTGGAGCGCTACGACATCACCGAGGCCTTCTCCGAGGACACCCGCCGGGTGCTCGCGTCTGCCTTCGAGACCGCGCAGAAGGCGGGGGCACCGGCCATCGACACCGAGCACCTGCTCGCGGCGATCGCCCGGGACCCGCGTGGCCGCGAGGTCCTCACCCGACTGAAGCTCGAGCCGGCCCGGGTGGCCACCCGCGCTGAGTCGGAGATGCGCAGGGGCAAGCGGCCGATGGAGCGGCCGGAGCTGTCACCCCATGCAAAGCGCGCGTTGGAGCTCGCCTATGAGGAGGCCTACGCGCTCGGCCACTCCTATGTGGGCCCCGAGCACGTGCTGCTGGGCCTGCTGCAGGAGGGGGAAGGCACGGCGTCGGAAATCCTGCGCGAGATGGGCACCAACCATCAGAGGTCGCGCGAGGCCGTCAAAGAAGCGCTCGCCCCGGGTGCGGAGAAGAAGCGGTCGGACACGCCGTCACTGGACGAGTACTGCCGGGACCTGACGGAGCTGGCGTCCGAAGGCAAGCTGGACCCTGTGGTGGGGCGGGCGAACGAGATCGAGACAACCCTCGAAGTCCTCTCCCGCCGCACCAAGAACAACCCTTGCCTCATCGGCGAACCAGGTGTGGGCAAGACGGCCATCGCGGAGGGAATCGCCCAGCGCATCGCCTCGGAGTCCGTGCCCGACACCCTGCGCAACAAGCGGGTGCTGCAACTGGACCTCTCCGGACTGCTCGCGGGCAGCAAGTACCGCGGCGAGTTCGAGGAGCGGCTCAAGAAGGTGATTGACGAGGTGAAGGACCACAGCGAGGAGGTCATCGTCTTCATCGACGAGGTGCACACACTGGTGGGGGCGGGTGCCGCCGAGGGAGCCATGGACGCCGGCAACATGCTCAAGCCGGCGCTGGCCCGTGGAGAGCTGCATGTCATCGGGGCCACCACCCTCAACGAGTACCGCAAGAACATCGAGAAGGACGCTGCGCTCGAGCGCCGCTTCCAGCCAGTCCTGGTGCCCGAGCCCACGCCCGAGCAGGCCATCGAAATCCTCGAGGGGCTCAAGGACCGCTACGAGTCACACCACCGCGTGCGCATCACGGAGGAGGCCATCGTGGGTGCGGTGGAGCTGTCCGACCGGTACGTGCAGGGGCGCTTCCTGCCGGACAAGGCCATTGACCTGGTGGACCAGGCGGCCGCGCGCGTGCGCCTGCGTCAGACGGCGCGTCCCCAGCGGCTGACGGACGCGGAGCAGGAGGTGTCGCGGGCCAGGCGCTCGCTCGACGAGGCCCGCGACCGCAAGGACAACAAGCGCGTCCGGGAGTGCGAGCAACGGCTGGAGGCGGCCCAGAAGGCGGCGGCGGCGGCGCAGAAGGAGTGGCGCTCGACCAAGCGCGAGGAGACGCCCGAGGTGCGGGACACGGACATCGCCGAGGTGCTCTCGCGGATGACGGGCATCCCGGTGACCCAGATGACCGAGGACGAGCGCAAGAAGCTCTCCTACCTCGAGCAGCGGCTGCACGAGCGCGTCATCGGGCAGGACGAGGCCATCCGGGTGCTCTCGCAGGCCATCCGGCGGGCGAGGGCCGGCCTCAAGGACCCGAACAAGCCCATCGGCTCCTTCCTCTTCCTGGGCCCCACGGGGGTGGGCAAGACGGAGCTGGCCAAGACGCTCGCGGAGCAGCTCTTCGGGGACGAGAAGGCGCTCATCCGCTTCGACATGAGCGAATACATGGAGAAGCACACCGTGAGCCGGCTGGTGGGTGCCCCACCGGGCTATGTCGGCTACGACGAGGGCGGGCAGTTGACCGAGGCCGTGCGAAGGCGCCCCTACGCGGTCCTCCTCTTCGACGAGGTGGAGAAGGCCCACCCCGACGTGTTCCACGTCCTGCTGCAGGTGCTCGACGACGGGCGGCTCACCGACGCCCAAGGGAGGACGGTGAGCTTCAAGAACACCGTCATCATCGGCACCAGCAACCTGGGCTCGCAGCTCATCCAGGACATGACGGCGCGCCAGGACTCGCAGGAGCGCATCCGTGACCGGGTGATGCCGGTGCTCAAGGGGCACTTCCCGCCGGAGTTCCTCAATCGCATCGACGAGGCGATGGTGTTCGAGCCGCTCAACCGCCCCCAGTTGCGCGAAATCGTCAACCTCATGATGGAGAAGACGCGGCGCCTGCTCCACGGCCAGGACATCCAGATGGAGGTGACGCCCGCGGCCATCGACGCGCTGCTGGAGCGCGGATGGGATCCTGGCTACGGAGCCCGTCCGCTGCGGCGGGAAATCCAGCGCGCCATCGAGGGACCCATCTCCGAGTCCCTCATCCGCGGAACGCTGCAAGAGGGGAAGCGGGTGCGCGTGGACTTCCGGGACGGGGCGTTCCGGTTCGAGCCGTTGGAGGCGCGGGAGGAGCGTCCCGCCGTGGAGGAGCAACCTCCCGAGGTGCACTGA